Below is a genomic region from Myxococcota bacterium.
GCGGATGCGGTCGGCGCCGGCCACGACGAGCACGCCGCCGGTGTGCGCCGCTCCCTGGACGATCCGCTGGCCGACGCCCATCAACTTCACGGCCCCGCGCGCGTTCACGCTGTAGTCGCCAGGACAGTAGGCCCCCGGGACCTCGCCCACGCGAGCGTCGACGCCGAGCGAACCCAGAGCGCGCGCGATCCAGCCCGCCACCTTCTCGAAGCGCGCATGGATGCCGGCCCGGGGTTCGCGCTCGGGCGTGCACCAGGCAAAGGCCAGGGTCTGGCGCGTGAACACGGCCGCGGAGCCGCCGGCCAGGCGGAGCGCCGCATCGAACCCGGCCGATCGGGCCGCGCGCACCGCGTCGGAGAAGCCCGGCCGACGCAGATCGGTGGTCGAGAAGGCGAGCACGTCGTCGGGCACGTAGAGCCGCAGGGTCTCGCCGCGCTTGCCATGGGCGACGTCGCGGAGCACCGCGCGCGACACGGCGGTGTCGAAGGCGGGGCGTCCCGGGAAGGACGCGTCGAGGAGGGTCAGACGCGTGGCCAAGCGTCGACTCTAGCGAGTGCCCAGACCCGGGGAAGCGATTGTCCAGACCCAGGGAAGGGATCGCGCGGAGCCAGGGAAGGATTGGACCTCGGGAGGGAAGTCGCGGCAAGCTTCGCGGGCACGCGACAGAGGGGGGTAGGAACAATGGAAGAGTCGAGCGCCGAACCGCAGCGGGTGGTGCTGGTCACGGGTGCCTCGTCGGGGATCGGGGCGGCTGCGGCCGATCGACTCGCGAAGGAGTGGCGCGTCTTCGGGACGTCCCGAAGCCTCGCCGGCCGCGCCGAGCGCAGCCGCGAGATCGAATGGCTCGAGATCGACGTCACCGAGGACGCATCGGTCGCGGTGGGCGTCGACACCCTGCTCGATCGAGCGGGACGCCTCGATGCAGTCGTGTGCAACGCGGGGATCGGCATCTTCGGAAGCGTCGAGGAAACGTCCCTGGCCGCGGCGCGCGACCAGTTCGAGACCAACGTCTTCGGGGTGCTGCGCGTCTTGCGCGCCACGCTCCCGCACCTGCGCGCCCAGGGCGCGGGCCGCGTCGCCCTCGTCGGGTCGCTTGCCGGCCGCGTCCCGATTCCCTTCCAGGCCCACTACTCGGCGACGAAGGCGGCCGTCGATGCGCTCGCGGGTTCCCTCGCGAACGAGCTTCACGGAACCGGCGTCGCCGTATCGCTGATCGAACCCGGCGACATCCGCACGCCGTTCAACGAACCGGTCGACTTCGAGGGCGCGATCGGCTCCCCGTATGGGGAGCCGATCGCGCGCGCCCGCGAGACCATCGAACGCTCCCTCGACGCGGCGCCCGGACCCGAGGTGGTGGCCGAGGTGATCGAGGCCGCGCTCACGGCACCGCGTCCGCGCGCACGCTACGCAGTGGGCGCCGAGGTGCCCTGGGTCCCGTTGCTGCGACGCCTGCTGCCCGACCGCACCGTCCGCTGGGCGATTCGGCGCCACTTCAAGCTCTAGAGGCCCCGCAGGGGCGCCTGGGGCCCTGTGCTAGCCTGCGCGCCGTCGCGAAGGGGCTCTGGCCATCGAGCGAGCCCGGCCCCACGCACTCCCCCACAACCCGCGGGCCGCGATCCGAACCGGCCCCCACTGCGACGCTCGGGACCGTTGGCCCGAAGCGCGATGCGAGGAGCAGCTGCCATGGGCAACAAGGTCTATGTGGTCGGCGTCGGCATGACGAAGTTCGAGAAGCCCGGTTCCAAGGAATGGGACTACCCGGACATGGCCGAAGAGGCCGGCAAGAAGGCACTGGCGGACGCGGGGATCGCGTACGAGAAGATCGAGCAGGCCGCGGTCGGCTACTGCTACGGCGACTCCACCTGCGGCCAGCGCGCGGTCTACACCCTCGGGCTCACCGGCATCCCGATCTACAACGTGAACAACAACTGCGCGACGGGTTCGACCGCGCTCTTCATGGGCAAGCAGTTCGTCGAGGCCGGCATCGCCGACTGCGTCCTCGCCCTCGGCTTCGAGAAGATGGCGCGGGGTTCTCTCGGTACGAACTTCACCGACCGCATCAACCCGATGGACAAGCACGCGAAGGACATGATCGACCGCTGCGGCTTCGAGAAGGCGCCGCCGGCGGCCCAGTTCTTCGGCAACGCCGGTCGCGAGCACATGGAGAAGTACGGCACGAAGGCCGAGCACTTCGCCAAGATCGGCTGGAAGAACCACAAGCACTCGGTGAACAACCCGTACTCCCAGTTCCAGGACGAGTACAGCCTCGAGGACATCCAGAACGCGCCGATGGTCTTCGATCCGCTCACGAAGCTGCAGTGCTGCCCCACGAGTGACGGCGCCGGCGCGGCGATCCTGGCGAGCGAGCAGTTCGTGAAGGACAACGGCCTCGAGGCGAAGGCCGTCGAGATCGCCGGTATGGCCATGACCACCGATACGCCGACCACGTTCTCGGAGCAGAGCTCGATGAAGCTGGTGGGCTACGACATGACGAAGGACGCGGCCCAGAAGGTCTACGAGCAGGCGGGCGTCGGTCCGGAGAACGTGGACGTCGTCGAGCTCCACGACTGCTTCGCGGCCAACGAGCTGATCACCTACGAGGCGCTCGGCCTCTGCGGTGAGGGCAAGGCCGGCGAGTTCGTCGACTCGGGCGCCCAGACCTACGGCGGCCAGGTGGTCGTGAACCCCTCGGGCGGCCTGATCTCGAAGGGCCACCCGCTCGGAGCCACCGGCCTCGCCCAGTGCGCCGAGCTCAACTGGCAGCTCCGCGGCGAAGCCGACAAGCGCCAGGTGGACGGCGCCAAGGTCGCCCTCCAGCACAACCTGGGCCTGGGCGGCGCGGCGGTTGTCGCGGCCTACCGCAAGGGCTTCTAGCGCGGCCCGCCTCAGGTCCGCGGCGGGAGACGCCGCTGAGATGCATGCGGGGCCTCGGGTCGGCCGACCCGGGGCCCCGGCTTCTCGCCTCGCCCCCCGTTGCTCGGGGGACGCCCCCGGCCTATACCTCCGCCGCACCGCGCTGCGGCTTCGAAGGAGTCATTCGTGACCGGCACCCCGATCGACCTCGTCTTCGTCGGCTTCATCATCGGCATCGCCCCGTCGCTCATCGTCGGCACGATCGCGGCGATCGGCGCCCTCCGGAAGTAGCGCCCCGCCCCTCCCGCGACGCCCCGCCAGGCCGTGCCGAGGTCGGCACGATTCCTGGCCAAAACGGCGTTCCCCAGGCGTAGACTGGCGGCATCCGAAGGGATGCGATGCCTGCCCTCCACGCCCTCCATTCCGGACCCGGGCGACTGCGGTCGCTCGTGCGCCTCTGCGCCGCCGTGCTCCTGTGGCCTTGCCTGGCTTCCGGGAACTCGATTCCCCATGAGGCGGCGGAGCAGCTGACCGCCCTGGGCGATCCCTCGGCGGCCGCCGTCTCGGCGCCCGGCCCTGCGCCCGATGCTGCGGGGGTCCCGCCCGCCGAGCCCGAGCCGGCCCCGATCGTCCTGGACAACGCCTCCGAGACGTTCACCCCGGTGGGTTGGTCGATCGCGCCCGGTCTGCCGTCCGTGGACGCGCGGCCCCGCACGCATGCGGACGAAGCGGTCCGCTACCGCACGCCCGCCGAGCTCACGCTCCCGGAGGAGTAGGGGTCGCGGGCGGACCGACCAGCCCCTCGTACGACCCCTCCAACAGGTCTTCGGCGCGAACACCCAGCGCCGCCATCAGTGCGTCGACCTTGCGCTGTTCTTCCGGCAGGGAATCGGCGCGACCGTCGAAGACGGCCTCGAGTTCCAGGAACGTGCCGAGCCCGTCGACCTCGTCGAGGTGGATGCGCACGTTGTCGACGAGGAAGATCTCGCGGCGTTTGCGCACGATCC
It encodes:
- a CDS encoding SDR family NAD(P)-dependent oxidoreductase, whose translation is MEESSAEPQRVVLVTGASSGIGAAAADRLAKEWRVFGTSRSLAGRAERSREIEWLEIDVTEDASVAVGVDTLLDRAGRLDAVVCNAGIGIFGSVEETSLAAARDQFETNVFGVLRVLRATLPHLRAQGAGRVALVGSLAGRVPIPFQAHYSATKAAVDALAGSLANELHGTGVAVSLIEPGDIRTPFNEPVDFEGAIGSPYGEPIARARETIERSLDAAPGPEVVAEVIEAALTAPRPRARYAVGAEVPWVPLLRRLLPDRTVRWAIRRHFKL
- a CDS encoding lipoate--protein ligase family protein, with product MATRLTLLDASFPGRPAFDTAVSRAVLRDVAHGKRGETLRLYVPDDVLAFSTTDLRRPGFSDAVRAARSAGFDAALRLAGGSAAVFTRQTLAFAWCTPEREPRAGIHARFEKVAGWIARALGSLGVDARVGEVPGAYCPGDYSVNARGAVKLMGVGQRIVQGAAHTGGVLVVAGADRIREPLVPVYDALDYDYDPTTTGAVEDEVAGVGVAEVRAALLAALAEGASADYELEDGVLTPDTLEQAARYETSHTLPEIPPADAKGADAG
- a CDS encoding lipid-transfer protein; amino-acid sequence: MGNKVYVVGVGMTKFEKPGSKEWDYPDMAEEAGKKALADAGIAYEKIEQAAVGYCYGDSTCGQRAVYTLGLTGIPIYNVNNNCATGSTALFMGKQFVEAGIADCVLALGFEKMARGSLGTNFTDRINPMDKHAKDMIDRCGFEKAPPAAQFFGNAGREHMEKYGTKAEHFAKIGWKNHKHSVNNPYSQFQDEYSLEDIQNAPMVFDPLTKLQCCPTSDGAGAAILASEQFVKDNGLEAKAVEIAGMAMTTDTPTTFSEQSSMKLVGYDMTKDAAQKVYEQAGVGPENVDVVELHDCFAANELITYEALGLCGEGKAGEFVDSGAQTYGGQVVVNPSGGLISKGHPLGATGLAQCAELNWQLRGEADKRQVDGAKVALQHNLGLGGAAVVAAYRKGF